In Vicia villosa cultivar HV-30 ecotype Madison, WI unplaced genomic scaffold, Vvil1.0 ctg.000402F_1_1, whole genome shotgun sequence, the DNA window CAAACTCAGAATTCTCGCATTGCTTCTCATTTCAGGTTCCTTGAATTCTGAGGCAACTACCTTGTAAGTGTCAGTAAATTCATCCCAACCAAATATGTATTTATAACGGTGATCATAGGCGAAAATATCTAGTGGATTGCGAAATTCACGAACACACCCAAATTTTGGGGATGTTGTCCTAGTGGCTGGGTTCCACAATCGAAGCCAGTGGTCTTTATACTCACGAATAAAGTAATCACCAGCCAAACAGATCAATCCATTGCAAGAACCAACCATACAAGAGCATCATTTGTCTTCCACCAGCTGATAAGAGTCGACAGAAAGGTTGAATGACGGATTATCAACCAAACTGCTAATGGAATAGGGAATGACACCGCATTCATGCTCGCTCTCATCATCACTTCCATAGGGTGACTCCCTTGGGATATGTTTGGTATGACCGGTAATTAGAATGAATTGAGGATTTCACTTTGCTGATCTTTTGAAATGCAATTTCACGAAGGCGGGATCTGAAATGAGAGCGTCCCAAAATTTGTTAACGCACCTGAATCGCAAAATAGATTTAACATTAAGAACTGATAACACCTCGGTGATGAGATCCTGAGGGAAGAACAATGGAGATGGATACATGATTGTAAATTCTATTGGGAATCTTCAAGTGTTTAtaagttttttctttttatgaaatatttttactattattatttataataatgaatTCAATGTAAAAAAGTTTTGCGCTTATATCCAAGAGAATATATCATTCTGTCATGTtatttcattaatttaaaaaaaatactaggaCTTGGTAGGAATAGGATACATGGTCGTGAAAGGTTTACACTCTCATTCTTGTCTTTTCTCATTTATTATATACACAAGTttgttattatataaattttagagCTTAAATGTAAtgcagttttacactgtcagtgtatcacaacccttaaaaataaatactctaaatgttatttaaataaaaaaaatcaaacatttatAAAAGTTAATGGTTTGGatttcactgacagtgtaaaactacttTACATTGTCGttgtatttccattaaatcctaaattttatgctattttattttaattataattcggtctcaaaaatatcaaaataaaatactatttaaaattggattaaatatgttttttttttttaaaattaccaaattttattttttgtctctttaaacatatttaattctttaatatatatatatatatatatatatatatatatatatatatatatatatatatatatatatatatatatatatatatatatatatatgtataggggatgtatcaagtaggagaaatttttaaataagagataagagcatCCAATCctaaccattggattaatcaagagagagaaattaaattatttattaaaatattaatataattattttttctctctcttgattaatcaaatggttagcattgaatgctcttatctcttatttaaaaaccctcctacttgatacattccctatatatatatatatatatatatatatatatatatatatatatatatatatatatatatatatatatatatatatatatatatatatatatatatatatatatatatatatatatatatatatatatatatatatacatatatatatttatatttataaagttTCTATATtttactaataatttaattataaaatattgttcAGTCAAAAAAgttacaaattataaatttttaatctttaaaaaatataattaatttactttaaaaaaaattatatttacttAAGATAAATATTTATGAGATAGAGATTAGTTGTTATGTTTGGTGgtataaaaagttttacactatcaatTTATCACAACTATTCCTTATACTtactttatatataattaaaataaaaatcaaatataatttaacaaTTTAATAGTTACGATTCATTTtccgtgtaaaaatattttatactatCGATTATATTTCAATTAAACTCAATAAAATAAACGAACTAGAGTTAAGAACTAATTTAtaacattatttaattaatagacTAAAGGGGAAACATGTCAAACCAACGTCAACAACTTAGTTTTTCTTTGTTGTTATAcgtaaacttttatttttattttttaagttttaaaaagTGTAAAATTTCTAGAATTCCAactaatttcaaaattttaaatataatttcaattttaataaataatattactgAACTTGACATTAATCATGATTTTATGATCTACCAAGTTTAGTCCTTCGTAAACGATAAACATATAAAACATTGATTTTTCCGTTAGACTCTTTGAATGTTTAAATACTATAAATCCATTGAATGTTTAAATAGTATAAATTCATTGTACGTTCATATTATACTTAGGGATGGCAAACGAGCATGTCCGCCCTTTTAGGCGTGCCCGGTAAAAGCTTGCAAAAAAACAGGGTGATGCGGTTATAGTGGAGGATGCCAGCCTAAAACCTAAGTTCACCCTGCAAAGATTGAAGGCAGGGCGGAGAAAGCCCGCGGACAATGCAccttttaagtttaaaaacacaaaaatttatGTAAATGATCATGCTCACAAAAGTCCgcaaaaaaaacggggcgggacgGACACATTATAGGATGAGGGTTGAAATCCTTGGCTCGCCCGTACTAAAGTGTGGGCAAAACAGACATGTCTAACGGGCCGGACCCGTTTTGTCGCTCTTAATCTTATAGCACACTTAAttatctgatgtatcagaggaaCATGCTGAATTGAACACTGGTTAGTACATaagtgaattaaaaatactaacaAGAATAAATGAAAGTGTCAATTGTGGTGTGGATATTAACCACAATAATTAATACATAATAACTAAAAATGTAGAATTCCTTCTACAATTGCTACAAGTCAATAACAGTTATGCGTTTTTCTCACCAAGGCTTAAACATAAACGAAAAAGTAATAAACATTGCAATGCAGTAATTTTAAAATCCTAACTAATTCAAATCACATTCCTTTGAATTCATCCTCCTTAGACAGACACTGAATTAGCTGCTCTTCTTCTAAGCTTTTAATTTCCACATTGTCTTAGTTGTTGTTGGCAGTCCTTCTAATTCTCTGCAATCCCACACATGAAGTTAAGGAATATAGTACTGTCGTTTGCTGATACAGaataaataatcattcaaaaatacaatcAACCTCACAAATAATAAAAGTAAGCACTTACAAAATTGATACATATGCAAACAACatatataaattaacataaattCAAACATGAAAACTATGCAAGAGGAACTTACTTTCATAAAACTGAAACTAAGCTTTCAAAATATTCCTCGTCTGTGCACCTGGCCCTATACATAGTTGTATCATCATTAATTGTTCTACTTGCAGTAATTTCTATTTGCTCCACTCTATTATCTCTCCAACTATAAATAATCTCTTGAGAATTTAAACTGCTTGTTAGAATCAATGAATCACCGTCTTTAGAAAGGAATAACGGCTTCAATTGATAATGATATTTTATGTAATTGTCACTATAGTCATAATCAATTTGAAGATTGTGATAACTAATTTTAAAGAATTGAGCCCAAGAATCTTCGGCTCCAAATTTCTCCATCTTCCATATAACAAAATAAGGTTCCTCGTTATGATAAGAAAAACAAAGATAGCCCCCCAACACACTAACAATTGGCTCTGAAggaggaacctctttgaaatcaCGAGGCAATAAATACTTATTGCAAGTCTCGGTTCTCAAATCAAGGGAAGTGATAAAACATTGTTCAGCGGTAATATCCTTATAATTATAGCGAAGTTTATTTTGAATAGCAAACCAGTTAATAGTGCTTTTGAGATACACACCAGATTCCAAAACTGAGCCcaaattcaaaggatcaacagGAAAACTTCCAATATCTCTCCAAACAGAATCACCAAAAGTTAGAATTCTGACCTTACTTTTTAGTTCACGTTTATTATAACATGAGGCCACTACCTTATAAGTTCCTGTAGAATCATCAAAACCGAAGTTGAATTGGTAATAGCCATCATCAGCGAGAGTATTGACAAATAAGCGTAAGAATCCGAATTTCGGAGACGTTGTCTTGGTGGCTGGGTTCCATAATCGAAACCAACACTCATAATACTCACGGGTGATGGAGTTACCCTCTAAACATATCAATCCATTGCACGATCCAATTAAACGGTAATTTAAGTTTTTCACCAAGTAATAAGGATCAATTTCAAGGGAAAAAGAGGGATTATCGATTAAACTGCATAAAGAATAGGGAATGAAAGCTTCATCAACGTCATAATCATCGTCACTGCCATAGGGGGACTCACCTGGGATGTGTAGGTAGTGATCGGCCATTAGTATGAATTGCGGATTTCGTGCTGCTGATCTCTTGAGATGAAGTTTTACAAAATTGGGATCGGAAACGAGATTATCGTAATACTTGCTAACGCATCTGAATCGCAGAATAGATTTCACGGGAAGAGCGGATAAGATCTCGCTAACTAGATCGATGGGGAAAAACTTAGGTGATAGAGCCATGTTTGTCTAACGTGAATTTTAATGTTTAATTAATATTGTGAATTTTAATGTAATATAGAGAATTTGGTAATCATATAAAATTCATTgtattttactttaattatttatcatTGAAAATATATTGTCTggtcaataaaatatataattattattcttattatatatatgttactaataatttaaataaagaattttgtctgtaaaattcttattaaaaaaattgtattgcaAATAAAGAAGCTTTTCTGAAAATGTTTTATaatttgtgtcataccccaatttttgacctaagataccacctcatatcatttgcatatgcatcatttgcatctctaacaaattgcatagtttgtgtttgttacttgtgactcaacaggatttaaacaagaaatcactcatcagtacaagcaacaatcaattagggttttgttcccccttcatttcaaataaatcatcttcatcaacaatcaacatttggacctcaaagattcatttcaacaagctcaagggttatgaatcaaccagattagggttttgactgaagttagcatactcctgacttttgctcaggatttgacctaatgacttgggacatgacctcaagaccccaagggcatcattttgacctaatccattggctcagaacatctcctacacaaggattgatcaacagtgaaatttcaaatcatcagatcagggtttttgaactatcagggactgaaatcagggatcacatttgggaaccctaaaaatccccaggaagtcaatcaaaggtttcaatcatcttcaaataatccctatgataatatccaatggaaattgcatctcaattcaagatccacagtcatcaatttcatcaggtcgacaattagggtttttttgacctaattcactgaacaactgactttttaatcaggacatggtgccacaactcaaaccatggctcaatatcttctaatgcttcaatatgatccattcataccattcatttggtgaggatagcctgtttcatttgaaatctccaaaaacgcgattcgtctgaaaaagtcaactgtacaagatcacctttgacttttggggaattttggtcaaccatgacttttgaagttttgaatcatcaatatatgatatatgaagtcatttgatcaagaaaaatcaagaaagtcaatcaagaatcaaaaagtcaaaagtttgactttcatacttagaaaattttctaagtgtttttcaatggttttttccaaactttggaatggaatttctcaaaatttcacctacaaactgaaaaaaacttccaacatgaaagttgtagattttgatccaataaacaactttgacacatataatttttttccataagatcaaccatttaagagatatggagcttcaaagttggcatcttttgaaaaatgcacttaaaatctcattttcttcaaagttcatggatctttttcacccacttccttaaaggtcttgaagaaactttcaattagggttttgaagtgtgtaatatgagctttccaaaatgtccaagagcatgaaaaaacatggagtgtagctatggttttgaattttgacattagaggtcattatgcatgaaattacaagccatttttcactaagtttcaagactacatgacctataatccaagtgatgacacaccaatgcaataattgaatgatattttctgatttgaagatcagaatggaagaggataagaagcttgagttttaaccatggtttggtcactttaaccattttgcattaaatgtaaaagattcttttttatctcttaagccaaatcaccaattcttgatcaacttgcaaaggtctgagttcagaactcttggacTATAAATATAGGTCCAAActacattcaaaatcacaccaaagcctcacaaattataggctttctctttctttcttaagttgcaagtttcatgagtttcaaagaggtagaaacttcaacctccaaacccttgaagttctggccaaagtaatgattctaacatctcacaaacatcatatgtgatgtgtttgaaccattcacacacctcaaatcatcccaaaactcagaatcatcatctcacctccaaatatgcataacactagccttatcatgccaaaatccatactaagccaattctgtccaaactaaccttctaaacatcatccatatacttcatatgaactgttccaaccatcatccatgatctgaaataTCAAAATCATCAAGCTAGATCCTCACTtaagccatactgcagatcgggtaccatagattgatcaagaggtttccagttcattccaggcattcaaacaccttccataaggtccattgaagctatccagatagAGAAGCAACCTCTGTAACATCTCTTGGCacaatttcaatttccagttttgcaagtttttgaggtaagtgctttgaacttcaaactctataattcatgcatcataaatgaaaaactggtttgccatcatgtttctgcatacatatggatcattaaccctcaatcaattgcatcataacttgcacatacacgatttcagattgaatcatagaattagggttcttcacgatttccagaaaatttttgatcttagagtgaaaataaatgaaattaaatggtaccatcgtgTTCCTGgtaaaaaatcgagcaagatagactatctacttgatcaaaacaatccagtttcaaagattttcaaaatcaaatggggatggtgttcttggcgccattttttttgttcagaaaattcaaatacttgtttttaaatataattaaatgagcgcgtatgaataacaagctgcacgcgcagctcagttggttgttgttttgagtagtgaacctcagggcgtgggttcaaaccctggcaggaccaaaccttattttttgacactatttttcttcattttttttaacaaacttcactcaattatttaaccaatcaaattaactcattttttattcattttttacacacttcttattttatatatgtattttatgaataccaaaaacaaatcatcaaaaaatatttatttaatacatttttaaataggtttaaaatgacttgtttttaagtatttttaaatactttaaatattgtttttcttttgatttttcaaacttaatcacttgtaaatatttttgtgatcaaaccctaatcacttaggtcttaattaagcataaaatttgtttttatattaattaagttgatttctttcaaattcaaaccattttaaaacaagcgatcgcgattcttttcaaaaacgataaaccatttctttttgatttcaaaggaaactattgattaaaaatttttaattgatcaattgatttttaaaacgatgtggggcctctcgaattttagagagtataagacccactcttttttctttttatacagtctttttgttcaaaacaaataaacttttttcaaaacaaatcttcaaactgttttcaaaacgatgaAACCTCGCGTTCTTTAACaaagcaatcaaccatgttttataaaataaaacatgggcctccacgtaggtataagtcccattcccgtacatgaaattaggtatttcattgtacatacacttttttgtacatacctcgatcagtttgttttttaactttgaataacaaatcaaaaaatgaaggtttcctttaaatcttcccaaaaataccatgggcctccatgtaggtataagtcccaagcccttttgtaaatacctgtttacatagctgttgaataaactcaatgggcctctcctcgattatgagtcccgagccctgtgtatacaaatggatcatgcttacaggtatatttccttcataaactccattatatacacacactttgtcatatatgtataactgttcatactcgttcatgtttgtccatgtttgttcatacttgttcatacttgtgattgtgttatatatacttgttcaacttagtacaacactaggttccccatagcctcctattgggcttcgtgcaaagaatctccctagtttaggttaggacatagagtatggtttcccggtgaaatcgttctaagagctcaaaccaactataccatgcctccccttgggctttgtacaaacgacttgtccctcccatagcctcctcttgggcttacaatgcaaggaccctggattgtccctcccatagcctcctcttgggcttacaatgcaaggaccctcggatagcctcctcttgggcttcgtacaaggacccacgggcttcttataagcatccccaatatccaaatcaaataccctaggagattagacatttttcatctctatgataggagtatctcttctatatcatcacaaacaatcaatcaatcaaactttttgccacaaggctggctaatcaatcaaacttttttgccacaaggctggctaatcaatcaaaccgttttgccaccatactggctgattaatcaaagtttttgtcacaaggctgacttcattaaaacttttgccacgaggctggctgattaatcaaaactttttgtcacaaggctgacttcattgaaagttttttgccacatggctggttaaacaaacaaaaacatctttatcattctaagcaccataagtgacatgacccagggcttataatgaaaatattttcaaacaaatcaaacagatgtatgtgatgatatagattagatacatcgaacattgagatgacatttgtctcttttcctttgcttccactagcataagtgggaactacgattgctctgactttctcaacatccctttgagaatacgtaggcacaaacaaggtcgtatccttggcgagcaaaacaaaacaaaacaaaaaaaccattcaacccttagcacccgtagaccccgagctacagatgctctgattccctctaagagatatgtatgcagaggatcgcgatgatctttgcgagcataatcaaacaaacaccttaggtcccacctatttcacaagaacttCCACCACAAaggatgaaaaacaaaataaagaaacctatagagtactatagatacgttgggtgctaataccttcccttcgtataaccaaccctcttacttggaatctctcccccactcatgcattgcttttagtttcGGGCTTTGCATttgtttttaggttattgcaactttttttccttttcctcttttggaaacaataaaaagtttggtcggtacaaaagaaaaatcattttttgagcactcgagcccaaagaaggcatcaggtgtctcatcccgaaaaaagacacgatttttccccgcgacaatttgagaaaaaaaaaaggagggaGATGGGAATATAGAATCTtacctaataaaaaaatattaaaacaatgaCTTTTGCTTTAAACAAGAGGTTTGGAATGTAAATGATATAGTGTGGAAAATCAAGATTTTGGTGTGGAGATGGTCTTTCTTTGGTGATATTACTTATTCCAATTGTAACTTTAACGATTTTTGTAAAGACCCGTTGTCTTTTTTATCGTgattgtaattggtttgtaatttcctTTTTGTCGGACGTGTTCCGGTTTTGTGTAttaaggttggagaacccttagttcttcCATTAATATAattcttgcttacaaaaaaaatagaatttagAAACAACATTCGTACATCACGTGCATAATCCAGCGAACCACCTATTCTGGTTTGAGTCGAGCAGGCCCAACCCCCATATTACAATTGAGAAGGTCCAATCTCCCATCCAGGTCGGGCAGGCCCAATTACATTAGGCCCAACAAAGGCTGTTGGTAATCGTTGTGGAATCAAGTCCACGGAAGACCATGCGGTCAAGTCCAACGCGAGGGATTCGGGTAACCGCCTCCGATCCTTGCACGTGCTCACCCAAAATGTGGAACCACCTACTGACGCAGCCCTAACACAAGGGGTTatggcagtttcctagcacgtgcgCATCCAGTTGGATctggcccaattaggaaaccttgacccatcgctgggggctataaatagcCTCTtttactagagggtcaggtattcattctctCTAAAACCTAGTACTTGCTCTCTGTAATTGCTTttttactttggcatcggagtatctTGCAGGTACCCCCTCCTCAATTCTTCAAGTCCACCACAGCTGACCTTGACGATCCATTCTGATCAGGTAAGATCACCACATATGAtgcaaattaaaatataaataaaataatataatagagAATTGACGAGCATCAAACTCAAATTCTAAATACGAAAAATGAACTCATTTGTAACACATATAACAAATTCATTAACAAACAATTCACTTAGAAATTGCAACAAAAGAAtaacaaacatttttgaaaaacaattaaTCTAAAATCACAACATACTAAAGCAGATTTTAAGACAACGAACTCGAACTAGAGCTATAATCCACGAACAACCCACAGTATAATAAAAACCTAAAATCATGTGACGCGCTAGGGACAACTAAATCTTAAAACCTGCAAATCTAAACAGATTAGGAACCAAACAAACGTTTGGTGGTAAAAATGTCGACTTAACTTGCATTGAAGAAGATGGGTATGTAAGCACCAAAAGTATTAGATAGCAAAGACCATTAAcattgaaagaaaataataattaaaaaaatgaatactCTAGTAACCTTGAACTTAATTGGATATTGATATTTTTGTTCAATCAAATACTATTATTCAATCGCacgttattttttataattattttattttaaaaaaagaattcaaattttaaaccaatttttaaaaaaaggtaAGGATACCTATTTACTTATTATGGATATCTAAGAATTTatctaataaaaatttaaatttatttataaaagagTGAGGGAAAGTTAGAATCACGATAGCCAAGCCCGGCCCTGTGTCTGTGCAACCAGTGCCACAGCACAAGGCCCAAATGTCTAGTGGtcctcaaaataaaaaactacataGTATAGGAATTGGGATGTAGCTAGTGTGGTGATATATACTTTTGCTACTTTTATCACGACACCCTAAAAAAATAATACTATTCCGACCTGATTTATAAGCAACAGTtatctttttagattcattgaataatgaatgtatttaATCTATATAAAAGacaagatacattcattatttaatgaatctaaaaagagaatatttgcttataaatatGTCCGGAAGGAGTACTTTGCTTTTAGCCTATACTAACTAGTCTATCAatagttttatataattttataatgttTCCAATTTAtactatatatattattatagttactgttaataaattattttatatcaaaATACTGTAAAACAATGAACGCATATTATTATAGTTActgttaataaattattttatatcaaaATACTGTAAAACAATGAA includes these proteins:
- the LOC131627796 gene encoding F-box/kelch-repeat protein At3g23880-like gives rise to the protein MALSPKFFPIDLVSEILSALPVKSILRFRCVSKYYDNLVSDPNFVKLHLKRSAARNPQFILMADHYLHIPGESPYGSDDDYDVDEAFIPYSLCSLIDNPSFSLEIDPYYLVKNLNYRLIGSCNGLICLEGNSITREYYECWFRLWNPATKTTSPKFGFLRLFVNTLADDGYYQFNFGFDDSTGTYKVVASCYNKRELKSKVRILTFGDSVWRDIGSFPVDPLNLGSVLESGVYLKSTINWFAIQNKLRYNYKDITAEQCFITSLDLRTETCNKYLLPRDFKEVPPSEPIVSVLGGYLCFSYHNEEPYFVIWKMEKFGAEDSWAQFFKISYHNLQIDYDYSDNYIKYHYQLKPLFLSKDGDSLILTSSLNSQEIIYSWRDNRVEQIEITASRTINDDTTMYRARCTDEEYFESLVSVL